The DNA window AAATGAATTATCCACTGCGAACATATTTcaccgtggaatatttaaaataattggggaatatgaatattattgcattgattcaattatatcgaataattgtgcatggattcgctaagtatattaatgtactatcgtttagttccagtttcatcaatttctatgcactaatatgtgagatattggaaaaaacaatttggtgcgcatcgagttcacgttcattttcaccgagggtgTAAATAGGTCTATagacttagatttttttttattcgaccacagtatgagaaacttgatttggttcacttttaaatgcgaatatcttgtattaacaagctcgctaagctttcatttttatttgacgtCATTAGACAATGTTCCGTAAAATTTGGCATTTGGATTTTTCTTGCCCACgagtcgttgaagaaagcaattttatttgttgcgatcaatttaacttgttttgtttttttgctgaattacaACATTAGCCACGAAATATTTTGATGATCTCTGGTAATTGTGTTGCAGATGTCCTTGAAATTATATACATCGCTTCATAGGTCCGCTCCACCTCGCCGGAATCGAGTTAgccgatggtccagcctgcgtCACACTCGGCTGTCGCTGCACCAATGGTAGCTTCCAACCAGGCACTTGAATTAATTGCTCAAATCGCAGCTATTGCTAGTAGTGTAGCGATCGGCTCCGTCGGTAATACCGTTGGACATACCCTCAACGGATTGTTCAGCGGTTCCGATTCACAAGAGGCAGCCTCGCTAGGACAGGCTATCCCGGTATCGAGCGAGgcaaacactccggcaggaccatgctcgtgggagATCAAGCAGTTATTATCTTGTACCCAAGGCCAGGCCGAGTGTGATTCGTAACAATTACCAAATTTAGAAGTCCATAAACATTGTGTTCACGTGatacttttttttgaataaaaatagtaTAAATGTTGGCAAAATCCTGCAGCACTAGGATCAAAGATAGAGCTGTAACACCAACTCACTGTGCttcggtgtttttttttgcacacgAACCATCAGGTCTATGTTTTTATTTAGTAaatgttttaataaatattagttCGATATGTGATTAGGAGTAtgacttatttttattttgatggcgtGGTGAAGGAGTGGTTGAAGTGCGAGTCGTATCTTCAAAATCGATCGCTTGAAAGTAGTATAATTGATTATAAAATGCGACAACATAAACTCATAACCTTTCTAATGATTATTTAGCCATAGGTAACGAGAAAATAGGTATGTTTattcatgtacaacaaaaattactcagcaataatttaatttattattaattgttacgcgtgattttgtctccagtgattggccaaaattggtcgcttttagaatctggtgctctacgcataactgtcccatgttaaTAGCAAATCCCATAACAAATGGGATAGTATAGCGACCATACAGCTGCAACATCGAATttagcattgacatcaatataaCTAGGTTGGTTGCAAGCCGAAAGAACAATACTAGCTGGGCTGCTCGCTGTTTGTGCtacttttttttgtaaaaatttattgtcCAGTCTCTTATTATTACTTATTTAGTTACATtgtaaataaaatttatatccaTCTACAGTTTTTTGGTTCGTTGGTGTACTGGTCATGTAAAATAACATCTGGGAGCATTCCTTCAGTATCAGCTGGCGTGTCCGTCTGGATTGGTGTTGGAGAACTGGGTAGATCCAATCCTCAGGTTGTAGTTGTATTAACCGTCGATCAATCGCTACGAAGACGTTCCGTTGGTATACCCAGATAGTTTTATTTTCGCTACATTGAAGAAGGTGATGCTCGATTCTATCTGTTTGATCAGGACAAATACTGCAGTCGGCGTCGGCTCGTCTATTCATTTTGTAGAGTAGCTCGTTGGTAATTATCTTGCGATGAACAACTGAATACCACGCAGATCGTTGATCCGATTTTAGCATCTTGGAGTGGATGTGTCTAAATACTTTCTTCCAGTCGCGTAGTGGATTCTCCCTCACTATTTTCGGTTCCTTCAGTTGTTTTAGGAAGCTGCAGTATATTATACTGGAGCTAGGCGTTCTTGCGATTTCATCAGTTAGAAAAGCAGATTCTTTCACCACTGTTCGAATGTGTTCGTATTTCCGGGGTATGGCCAGTAGATTTGGGGGATTGGCGTTGTGTTCTAAACTCCAAAGAAAAGGGAGATCTGAAGCGAtttgtatcattcgatttgtcaGCAGAGCCTTGGTTTTGATCGGTAGTGAATGTAGATTTAACCCTCCTCTGTCTTTAAGAAGTATCAGCGTTTCGAAAGCTATCCTGGTCCATCTTTTCCCATACCATAGAAATGATCCAATTCTCGAGATAAACTTTCCACTATGCTTGTTTGGAAGTGGAATCACAGATGCTGTGTACCATAGCTTCGATGTTATGTAAGTATTTATCAAAATGACTTTTTGTACGAAATTCAGATTTCGGACGTTGTTCATCCACATACACGTTTGGAATCCTCGTAAAACCGCAGCCCAATTGCGGTCAACTGTGTCGGAGAAGTCTTCAGCAAAATGTATTCCGCGGATTTTCACTGTGTTTTGTATCTGCAACCACTCATTTTGTGGTGTCAAGTTTATCAGACCGATCCTTATGGCTTTAGTTTTCTGGGTGTTTATTCTTGCCCCAGAAACAAATCCGAATGCTTCAAAGGTGTTTAGAACAGCTCGCACCTGATAGTCACTGCCGAGAAACATAGAAATATCATCAGCGTAGGCGTTCAGAACAGCATGTGGAAATTCTCTGTGCAGTTTATCAAGCAACAAAACAAAAGCATTGATAGTGGATCCCCTTGTCGTACCGATCtctctatttttatttcatttcccAGTTTGCCATTGATAAGCGCCCTTGAAAAACTGTTGTTTGTACAGTACATTAGAAGGTTAACCAGATCAGgattgaaattcatttttgccATGGTGCTTGCCAGGAAGTTGTACTCTACCCTATCAAAAGCATGGTTGAAATCAAAAGCAACCAGCAGTGCATTCCCACGTCTCGATTTCAGTTCACAACAGCGGTCAAGTATCCGAGCAGTGGCTTCAAATATGTTACGCTTCCCATTGGagcatttttgatgttttgatagCACCAATGAGAGCAAGGGATTAATTctgtttttaattattctagcgAATATTTTGTAGTCCACATTCAGGATTGAAATCTGTCTGAAAGCTTTGACGCTGTTATCGCCCTTCTTTTTCCTAACAAGCACTAGTACTCCATCAAAGAATTCTTTAGGAGCATTAGAGGACATTGCTTCGTTGATGACAAAAGTAAACTCTCTTTCAATCACTTGTCATGTCTTTAGGTAGAACTCTTTTGGCAAGCCATCGTTGCCGGGTGATTTCCGTGAGCTGCTCGATTTGATTGCTTGTAGAATTTCGCCTGAAGAAATTTTATCCATTACTCGCTGATTGTCCTCATTTTCACTCGGGATGCGCTCTGTTGGGTTGAAGTCGTCGTTCTCGACCGGGTGCGTGGAAGAGTATAAGCTAACAAAGTATTCTTGCACACTCTGGTGTATCGCATTTGGCTCTCGTATTGTATCATCTCCATTCTGCAGTATATTAATCGAGGTTTCGGTTCGTCGGCTCTTTTGGTTTGCTATGTGAAAAATTGATGTGTTTCCTCCTGCTATGTATATTTCGTTCCAGCACCGCGTGCGATGTGCATAGCTACGCTTTAAAGAGAGCATCCGTCCTTTAATGTGATTGATTGTTTCCAGTTGACGGGGATCGCCATAATACCGATCATATGCTGAGCGAAGTATGGCGTAGTACAATTCCATTGTATCATGGAATGAGCGCCTTTGAATGGACGATTTCCATTTTAGGAAGGAGATCAGTTTAGGTTTCACGAATTGAATCCACCAGTCTATCCAAGTACGATAATTTCGTCGATGCCTTGTCCAGTATCCCCATTTCACGTGCAGTTCCTCAATGACCGCTGGATCATCAACCAGGCTTGGATGCATACGCCATATTCCCCGACCAGGTGGATTTCCAAGTGTTGGAAGAACAGTGCGAATTATGTATGCTTTGTGGTCTGAAAAAGCCGTTGCAGCAAAATTTGCGGTTCGAATCCATTCTCGCATATTCCGTGTGACAAGAATCCTATCTATCCTAGAGGCAGAGTCCGATCTGATAAAGGAGAATTCAACATGTTGGATGTTTAAAAGCTCCCAGCTGTCGTCTACACCTGAGGCAGTCATGAATCGTTTTAGCATTGGACTATGCGACTATGTGTTTGAACCAGTAGCATCTTTTTGGTTTACTaccgaattgaaatcaccaccAATGATGACAGTGTTCGTAGCATTATAGAAGTAGTATGGTAAAACTGTGTTGTAGAAATTTTCCCTTGCGTTGCGATTTTGAGTTCCCGATGCTGCGTACACATTAATGAAAGTTACGCCATTGATCCGTGCACTGATTAACCTTGAATCCATGCTTCTGTCTACATGGGTGAAGGTGAGAAAACTTCGTGCTGCAATCGTTGTTCCTCTTTTGTGCTCGTCTATATTGTACTCAATGATGAAGCCTGGTATGTTGAGATGTATCGTTGCCACTTCCTGCAGGAAAATGATATCAAGTTCAGCGGATCGGATGAATGAATTCAGGGCGTCGAGCTTTGTCCCAGTGACAAATGTTGATTGTAGCAATCTTGTAGCTCCTCATGTCAGCCATTTGATCGTTGAGAAGGCGGCTCGTTGACATGTTTGCGCCACCcagccccgtgaaaactgtttgttgcctgaagctgccaccaaatgccagtagcgctagctacatttcaaatgttcaaggtcTGTTCACATGAACTGTAAAACACTGTATAAAAGTTGGAATCAAAACaagtaattaataacaatatatcgtcgctgttgtgctaacttatgacaagcgccattttgcacatttcaagaaaaacgattttttaaagtttgagattgaatatcatgaaacttataaatggtagtaACGATTCAGAGAAGACcattgatgcttctacctattctgtattaatctctcaaatattacgaagatcggttgactatgttgcgagtgttcactaaaaatataaacaaaagtcgcactcacacgtgtcataggtgctgaaaaaaattgtatgacgtgtcataatcgtgcatgaaaatttttccatagagaaaaatcaccaattatgaacttttattcatatctttggtttcatttggtctataaacaatcggttgattgcattttgaaagaaatgagtcagggaatctagaaaaatagttatttttggttacagtgttgccaaataggcaatattttcagtttaaagctaaaactgcgtttttctcccaatacatgtatttttcttttaaaaattattatgccattgtggttctacgacatttttacagataaaagcaactaaaactTCATTATAACTTGAGCCATTCCCAATAtataatgatttttaaaaaaactcacaatttctgatcacttttctcgctatatttcagtaacaaagcaaaatttcaaaattctggaaacgccatcttgtagagattcgttaggcgagtaatgtggcatatctaacttagtttaccccaaaatggcgtttgtcataagatagcacaacagcgacgatatgagaATTCACGCTTTCTCTTGCATCGCTTCTTCTCCACAAAATCCGAACGCTTTTATAACCTGAGTACCAATTAAGCACATTTAACtgaagtttgtttgcattcgGAAAGTTTCAGGTCTAGTTAACAACATTGGCCCGTAGCAatgtgaacgttgcttaaagcgcgttcgctgtcatttttgacaactagccgagccagaaagccagcttatgttggcttcactcatttttcaaagaaacgtcaaaacattcaccctcttggcGCCACCAGCTGAGCGTTATCACCATAGCTGCGACACGAGAACCAGCGGAGCAGCTTGAGCAGGCGGCTGGGAAAGTTAAAAACTTGCTGAGGATGGCAGTATCATATGTTGCTTCGGCGGGACATATACTGTCCAGAATGCTTACCGAGGAAGCTGGAAACGCGGCTGGCATATTCGTTTTATGTAGAGTTTCCTGACAGCTGGCGGCCGTTTGCTGATACAATGTAAGGTTACCCCGGCAGGACGGGAGCTGATGGGTGCCGTTTCGGATACGCCGTGAGCTGGGAGAGGTAGAAGGAGGGAAGTGAAAGTCGATACTTGCACATCCGTCTTGTTGATGCGGTGTTGAGACGAAGAGCTAGTCAGAATTTGTCCGACGCCGGATATTTGATAATTGTTGAGTGTAACTGCAGTAACGAAACGCTGCAGTCTGCATTTTTTTTCGCCGACACGACGAATACTGTTCAAAAATGCTTACCGTGGAAACTGGGGACGCGGCTGATATTTTCGTTTTATGCAGGGTGCCATCACAGCCGGCGGAGGCTTGCGTACGTTTTCCCCGACTGGACAGATAGTCGCTGGGTGTCGTTTCGGTGGCGCGGTGAGTATGGAAAGATGGAA is part of the Topomyia yanbarensis strain Yona2022 chromosome 1, ASM3024719v1, whole genome shotgun sequence genome and encodes:
- the LOC131696297 gene encoding coiled-coil-helix-coiled-coil-helix domain-containing protein 2-like, with amino-acid sequence MVQPASHSAVAAPMVASNQALELIAQIAAIASSVAIGSVGNTVGHTLNGLFSGSDSQEAASLGQAIPVSSEANTPAGPCSWEIKQLLSCTQGQAECDS